Below is a window of Nocardioides sp. S-1144 DNA.
ACACCGGCGTTGCCGTTCCAGCGTCGGTGACCCCCACTGGAAAGAGGAACAGTCGATGTCTCGTCCCCACAAGATCTTGTCGGTCTTCGTCGCCAGCTTCGCCGTCGCCCTCGGCACCGCCGCCGTGCCGGCCTCCCCCGCCGCCGCCGCGCCCGTCGCGGCCCCCGCCGTCGCCGCGGCCGACCCGGGCACGCTGGCCCGGGCCGCCGCCGGACCCTGCTCGGTCCAGGACCGTCGCTACGGCAAGGCCCAGGTCCGCGTGACCAAGGCCCGCAAGCACAAGAAGGTCACGACCCGGAAGCTGCGCCAGGCCAAGCGGGTCGACCAGCGGCGCGACACCCGCACCTCGCAGAAGCGCCTGAACCAGGCCCGCAAGGCCAACCGCAAGGCCATCCGCAACCTGCGGGCCCAGCGCGCCAACCGGGCCGACGCCCGCCAGGCGGCCGAGCGGTGCCACCGCAACAACAACACCACGCCCCCGATGACGCCCGGGCAGGCGGCGGCGTTCCAGCAGATCCTCGACGCCCTGGCCGCCGCCGGCCTGGACGCCGCCCAGCTGCAGGCCATCACCGACCAGATCGCCGAGGCCCTCGCCGGCGGTGGCGGGCTCACCCCCGAGCAGCTCGCCGCAGCCCTCCAGCCCGTCGTCGACGCGCTCACCGCGGCCGGCCTGCCGGCCGACCAGCTCTCCGAGGTCCTGCAGCAGGTCCTCGACGCGCTGTCCGCCGGCAACCTGCCGAGCGACCCCGACGGGCTGATCGACCTCATCGTCGACGCCGTCCAGGACGCCCTGGCCGGGACGCCGCTCGAGGAGCTCAACCCGATCCTCGAGCAGGTCCAGGACGGGCTCGACGACCTCCTCGGTGGACTCCTGGGCGGGCTCCCGCTTCCCCGTTCCTGACCTCCACGGTCAGGCCGACGACGGCCCTGTCGCCCTCTTCCGGGCGGCAGGGCCGTCGTCATGTCCGGATGCGGCCCCGGCTCACTCGATCAGGTCGAAGATCGTGAAGATCGGCATGTAGAGGGCGATGATCATGCCGCCCACGATGACCCCGAGGAACGCGATCATCAGCGGCTCGATCAGCGAGGTGAGGGCCTCGGTGGTGCTCTCGACCTCCTCGTCGTAGAACTGGGCGATCTTGCGGAGCATCGAGTCCACGGCCCCGGTCTCCTCGCCCGAGGCGATCATCTGCACGACCATCGGCGGGAAGACGTCGTGCTTGGCCAGCGGTCCGGAGATCGAGTCGCCGGACGACACCGACACCCGCACGTCCTCGAGCGCGCGGGTGATCACGACCGACCCGGTCGTCTCGCCGACGATGTCGAGCGCGGAGAGGATCGGGACGCCGGCGGCCAGGAGGGTCGAGAGGTTGCGCGCGAACCGGGTCAGCGCGATCTTCCGGAACAGGCTGCCGAACACCGGCAGCTTGAGCTTCAGGGGGTCGACGACGTTGCGCACCTTCGGGCTGGTGCCGTGCTTGCGCCACCACAGCGTGAAGCCGACGCCGGAGACGACCAGCGCGGGGACGATGTAGCCCATCAGCCCGGACAGGAAGACCAGGAACCGGGTCGGCAGCGGGAGGGTGCCGCCGAGGTCCTCGAACATGCCCTCGAAGATCGGCACGATGAACAGCAGCATGCCGAGGCACATCAGGATCGCCATCACGAACACGACGACCGGGTAGGTCATCGCGGCCTTGATCTTCGAGCGCAGCTTCACCTCGGCCTCGAACGAGTCGGCCAGCTCGCGCATCGCGACGTCGAGGAAGCCGCCGGCCTCGCCGGCCTTCGTCATGCTGATCATGAACGGCGGGAAGGTGTGGTGCTCGTCGTTGGCGAACGCGCTGGACAGGCTGTGCCCGCCCTCGACGTCGGTCTTGACCTTCGAGAGGACCTCGCGCAACGAGGGGTTCTCCACCTGCTCGGCCAGGATCGAGAGGGCCCGGAGCAGCGTGAGACCGGCGTCGATCATGGTGGCCAGCTGGCGGGCGAAGACCGCGAGGTCCTTCATCTTCACGCGCTTGCGGCCGAGGCTGAGCTCCTTCTGGAGCCCGGTCCCGGCCTCCTTGACCTCGAGCGGGATGTAGCCCATCGCCATCAGCTTCTCGGCGACGGCGCTCTGCGTCTCCGCCTTGACCCGGCCCTCGCGGAAGCGACCGTCGGCGTCGCGGACCTTGTAGTCGTACTGGCCGACGCTCACGTGCCGACCCCGGGCGTCGAGGCGACCCGCCACGGGTCGGACGGGTCGGGGCGGCTGGTCCCGAAGCTGGACGGCGACTGCGTCGCCGCGAGGGAGGCGGCCTCGGTCGCGGCCCGGCTGCCACCGCCGAGCAGGGTGATGAAGTCGCCGATGTTGGAGCAGTACTCCAGGCCGGTGTCCTGGCTGATCCGGCCGGACTTCACGTGCTCGGCGAGGTGGGCGTTGAGGGTCTGCATGCCCTGGCGTCCGCCGGCCTGGAGGGCGCCGGGGATCTGCTGCAGCTTGTCGTCGCGGATCATCGCCCGGATGCCCTCGGTGCACATCATCACCTCGACCGCCGGCACCCGCCCGCGGCCGTCGACCGACGGCACCAGGCTCTGGCACACGACGGCCTGCAGGGTCGCGGCGAGCTGGGTGCGGACCTGCTGCTGCTGGTTGGCCGGGAAGACGTCGACGACGCGGGAGACGGTGTCCTGGGCGCTCTGGGTGTGCAGGGTGGCGAAGACCAGGTGGCCGGTCTCGGCGGCGCTGATCGCGACCGAGATGGTGTCGAGGTCGCGCAGCTCGCCGACCAGGATGACGTCCGGGTCCTGGCGCAGCACGTGCTTGAGCGCACTGCGGAAGTCGTGGGTGTCCACCCCGACCTCGCGCTGGTTGACCAGGCAGCCGTGGTGCTGGTGGAGGAACTCGATCGGGTCCTCGATGGTCATGATGTGACCGCGCCGGGTGCGGTTGACCTGGTCGATGATCGCGGCCAGCGTGGTCGACTTGCCGGACCCGGTCGGACCGGTGACCAGCACCAGGCCGCGCTTGAGGTTGGCCATCGTGCCGAGCACCGGCGGCATCCCGAGGTCCTCGAGCCGCTTGATCTCCCACGGGATCATCCGCAGGACCGCCCCGACGGAGTCGCGCTGCCAGAAGACGTTCACGCGGAACCGGCCCACGCCGTGCGCGGAGTGCGCGAAGTCGAGCTCGCGCTCCTCCTCGAGCACCTTGCGCTGGGCCTCGGTGAGGATGGCGTAGATGCTCTCCCGGAGCTGGCGCGACTCCAGCGGCTGCTGGTCGGGCACCGGCACCATCGAGCCGCGGATCCGCATCGTCGGCGGCGCGCCGACCGTCAGGTGCAGGTCGGAGGCGCCGGCGCGGGCGGCGTGGGCGAGCAGCTGGTCGAGGTCGACCGGCGCGACGGCGCCCGGGGCGCCGCCGTGCGGCTCACCCCACGACACGGAGCACCTCCTCGATGGTGGTCCGGCCCTGCAGGACCTTGAGGCATCCGTCCTCGCGCAACGTGGTCATCCCCTCCGTGCGGGCCTGACGCCCGATCTCCTCCGTCGAGGCCCGACGGACGGTCATGCGTTCGATCTCCTCGGTCACCGGCATCACCTCGTGCAGCGCCATCCGGCCGCGGTAGCCGGTGCCTCCGCACGACGAGCAGCCGGCGGGGCGGTGCAGCGTGGTGACGCCGGGCGGGAGCACCAGCCCCACCGAGGCCAGCTCGGCCGGGTCGGGCTCGTACTCGACGGCGCAGCGCTTGCACAGCGCCCGGCACAGCCGCTGGGCCACGATGCAGTCCAGCGAGGAGCTCACCAGGAACGGCTCGATCCCCATCTCCACCAGCCGGGTCAACGCGCTCGGGGCGTCGTTGGTGTGCAGCGTCGAGAGCACGAGGTGACCGGTGAGCGCGGCCTCGACGGCGATGTTGGCGGTCTCGTGGTC
It encodes the following:
- a CDS encoding type II secretion system F family protein, whose product is MSVGQYDYKVRDADGRFREGRVKAETQSAVAEKLMAMGYIPLEVKEAGTGLQKELSLGRKRVKMKDLAVFARQLATMIDAGLTLLRALSILAEQVENPSLREVLSKVKTDVEGGHSLSSAFANDEHHTFPPFMISMTKAGEAGGFLDVAMRELADSFEAEVKLRSKIKAAMTYPVVVFVMAILMCLGMLLFIVPIFEGMFEDLGGTLPLPTRFLVFLSGLMGYIVPALVVSGVGFTLWWRKHGTSPKVRNVVDPLKLKLPVFGSLFRKIALTRFARNLSTLLAAGVPILSALDIVGETTGSVVITRALEDVRVSVSSGDSISGPLAKHDVFPPMVVQMIASGEETGAVDSMLRKIAQFYDEEVESTTEALTSLIEPLMIAFLGVIVGGMIIALYMPIFTIFDLIE
- a CDS encoding type IV pilus twitching motility protein PilT; this encodes MSWGEPHGGAPGAVAPVDLDQLLAHAARAGASDLHLTVGAPPTMRIRGSMVPVPDQQPLESRQLRESIYAILTEAQRKVLEEERELDFAHSAHGVGRFRVNVFWQRDSVGAVLRMIPWEIKRLEDLGMPPVLGTMANLKRGLVLVTGPTGSGKSTTLAAIIDQVNRTRRGHIMTIEDPIEFLHQHHGCLVNQREVGVDTHDFRSALKHVLRQDPDVILVGELRDLDTISVAISAAETGHLVFATLHTQSAQDTVSRVVDVFPANQQQQVRTQLAATLQAVVCQSLVPSVDGRGRVPAVEVMMCTEGIRAMIRDDKLQQIPGALQAGGRQGMQTLNAHLAEHVKSGRISQDTGLEYCSNIGDFITLLGGGSRAATEAASLAATQSPSSFGTSRPDPSDPWRVASTPGVGT